One Campylobacter massiliensis DNA window includes the following coding sequences:
- a CDS encoding riboflavin synthase: MFNGLIREIAQVASYSQNTLRLKAAYRPNLGDSVAVNGACLSVTQLHADGFSVELSAETRAHIVTENLRGRVHIEPAMRLADRVDGHLLQGHVDAIGEVARIERRENGVDFYINLPSSVMPLMANKGSIAVEGVSLTINEVLSAGVRLTIIPITFRESLFGEFEPGRRVNVESDLLARYVARQLEFSRSAQNGGKSEISWDESQHIASLY; this comes from the coding sequence ATGTTTAACGGACTGATTAGAGAGATCGCGCAGGTTGCGAGTTATTCGCAAAATACCCTGCGACTAAAAGCCGCATACCGCCCTAATTTAGGCGATAGCGTCGCGGTAAACGGCGCATGCTTAAGCGTGACGCAGCTGCACGCAGACGGCTTTAGCGTGGAGCTTAGCGCCGAAACTAGGGCGCACATAGTGACGGAAAATCTGCGCGGACGCGTGCATATCGAGCCTGCGATGCGGTTAGCCGACCGCGTGGACGGGCATCTACTGCAGGGCCACGTAGACGCTATCGGCGAGGTCGCGCGTATAGAGCGGCGCGAAAACGGGGTTGATTTTTATATAAATTTGCCCTCTAGCGTCATGCCTTTGATGGCGAACAAAGGCAGCATCGCAGTCGAGGGCGTGAGCCTCACGATCAACGAAGTTTTGTCCGCAGGCGTGCGCCTCACGATCATCCCGATCACTTTTCGCGAGAGCTTGTTCGGCGAGTTTGAGCCGGGACGCCGCGTAAACGTAGAAAGCGACCTGCTCGCGCGCTACGTGGCTAGGCAGCTGGAGTTTAGCCGCAGTGCCCAAAACGGCGGCAAAAGCGAGATCAGCTGGGACGAATCTCAGCATATCGCGAGCCTTTATTAG
- a CDS encoding Crp/Fnr family transcriptional regulator, which produces MKKSRLGLLETDILDVLDQNELAKFNREFLAKGAAIYAESIKVVILKSGSGKLSFFEDGEEFIVYHLQKDNISIIDDVCVLEILEDSEIYSIDADDMGELLKNERFAKAYADTLVNISLLQRQIIKSILFESAKGRIANFLVELAAEQNLTQNGYHYVFLPFSLKVLSSFVGLKRQSASTAFNELIKDDIIRRITPHEILIVDYEKLQSYTN; this is translated from the coding sequence TTGAAAAAATCACGACTAGGCCTACTTGAGACCGATATTTTAGACGTTTTGGACCAAAACGAACTCGCTAAATTTAACCGCGAGTTTCTAGCCAAAGGCGCCGCGATCTACGCCGAATCCATCAAAGTCGTGATACTTAAAAGCGGCTCGGGCAAGCTCTCGTTTTTCGAGGATGGCGAGGAGTTTATCGTCTATCATCTCCAAAAAGACAACATCTCGATCATAGACGACGTATGCGTGCTAGAGATCCTAGAGGACAGCGAGATCTACTCGATCGATGCAGACGACATGGGCGAACTGCTAAAAAACGAGAGATTTGCCAAAGCATACGCCGACACGCTCGTAAACATCTCGCTACTGCAGCGCCAAATCATAAAATCGATACTTTTTGAAAGCGCTAAGGGGCGCATCGCAAACTTCCTAGTCGAGCTCGCCGCCGAGCAAAATTTGACGCAAAACGGCTATCACTACGTCTTTTTACCGTTTTCGCTAAAGGTGCTTTCAAGCTTCGTCGGACTCAAGCGTCAAAGCGCAAGCACGGCGTTTAACGAACTAATCAAAGACGATATCATCAGGCGCATAACGCCGCATGAAATTTTGATAGTGGATTATGAAAAGCTGCAAAGCTATACGAACTGA
- a CDS encoding thioredoxin fold domain-containing protein yields MRKAAYFLLAFLMSCVFAADRGEPILLSADDKGVMLIFESKDCEYCERLKLDLEENAELANLAKDFNVYRIDVNENNEYALRDQKNVKDTLALRIALEAKEIPNVVIFDKYWNKIFQLPGYASPAQMSVFMGFVKGLNEGKYKIEQWREYLSQNGIL; encoded by the coding sequence GTGAGAAAGGCCGCTTATTTTTTGCTGGCGTTTTTGATGTCTTGCGTTTTTGCTGCAGACCGCGGAGAGCCTATTTTACTATCTGCGGACGATAAGGGCGTGATGTTAATCTTTGAAAGCAAGGATTGCGAGTATTGCGAACGCCTAAAGCTAGATTTGGAAGAAAACGCCGAACTTGCAAATTTGGCCAAAGACTTTAACGTCTACCGCATCGACGTAAATGAAAATAACGAATATGCTTTAAGAGACCAGAAAAACGTAAAAGATACTCTTGCGCTAAGGATTGCTCTTGAAGCAAAAGAGATCCCAAACGTAGTGATTTTCGATAAATATTGGAATAAAATTTTCCAACTCCCCGGATACGCCAGCCCCGCTCAAATGAGCGTGTTTATGGGGTTCGTCAAGGGACTAAACGAGGGAAAATATAAGATAGAGCAGTGGAGAGAATACCTTAGTCAAAACGGTATTTTATAA
- a CDS encoding thioredoxin family protein, translated as MDTKILIKILLLSSMAILGGCNEKAAKTASMDKTPGQTISANEKVIYAANDSAIFDFFQDSAKIAPNEKIMIIVFGTNTDPYSDQLKADVKNNPELGARLKGEFSSYYLRAHKNLNHKFYHDGEFMDVDTKTLLSIYAIDATPSIIFSDEKGKVILMVPGYMPPKQFLQTMNFMKEGIWRDKDRKNGEIYEALRDYYLKHGIDVTKKESKK; from the coding sequence ATGGATACTAAAATTTTAATAAAAATACTTCTACTCTCGTCTATGGCGATACTAGGAGGCTGTAACGAAAAGGCCGCCAAAACCGCAAGCATGGATAAAACACCCGGACAAACGATAAGCGCTAACGAAAAAGTAATATACGCCGCAAACGACTCGGCGATATTTGATTTTTTTCAAGATAGCGCAAAGATAGCTCCGAACGAAAAAATCATGATAATAGTCTTTGGCACGAATACCGATCCGTATTCTGATCAGCTAAAGGCCGACGTTAAAAATAATCCCGAACTCGGCGCTAGATTAAAAGGCGAATTTTCGTCGTATTATCTAAGAGCGCATAAAAATTTAAATCACAAATTTTACCACGACGGCGAATTTATGGACGTAGACACGAAGACGCTACTATCTATCTACGCTATCGACGCTACGCCTAGTATTATATTTTCCGACGAAAAAGGCAAAGTAATCCTCATGGTGCCAGGATACATGCCGCCGAAGCAATTTTTGCAGACGATGAATTTTATGAAAGAGGGCATTTGGAGAGATAAAGATAGGAAAAACGGCGAAATTTACGAAGCGCTTAGGGACTACTACCTAAAGCACGGCATAGACGTGACGAAAAAGGAAAGTAAAAAGTGA